A single window of Pseudophryne corroboree isolate aPseCor3 chromosome 5, aPseCor3.hap2, whole genome shotgun sequence DNA harbors:
- the LOC134929555 gene encoding paraneoplastic antigen Ma2-like, translating to MEVIKGEDIYSWCRSKGVDAQKSVSILGNFMEIIDEDIVSEVKKMYGIKQPYIVDKWKGVNDEICAILISNDNQLDASVIPANILIEKAPGKKWKVMWPVDKYVDEGQKTIKQDDSKIESTSAGCYQHKSSTSEEESLDKNTIDPQVENVMDKVVSHFERWHYEGGYRRLRIFSGVTPVPTGEENYDVWREAAVQHSEEWRCPEHIKKQRIVESLRGPAMGIIHATRRSNSQATLRDYFEALDYSFGTLEDVGDILSRLNQTYQEPNETLTNYIYRLDKILYKLLDKGGIGPQEIDGRRLKHILRGALTTNPVAQRLRCILPRDPAPTLGELIKEVKLEEVQIENREKTLKRVKVIVPTPEVSSVNEQLLKLIEEQNKKLDQLISLQNVPSVTSRVSSSGRGRGFSRRSGDNSNITCYKCGQLGHRSFECSQGRSFPSLVSTIDRSQCEQPGNVEGMSMNPAPAPNQ from the coding sequence ATGGAGGTTATAAAGGGAGAAGATATATATAGTTGGTGTAGAAGCAAAGGTGTAGATGCACAGAAAAGTGTAAGCATTTTGGGAAATTTTATGGAGATAATAGATGAAGATATTGTAAGTGAAGTAAAGAAAATGTATGGAATAAAACAACCATATATTGTAGATAAATGGAAAGGAGTTAATGATGAAATCTGTGCCATtctaattagtaatgacaatcaatTAGATGCTTCTGTAATACCCGCTAATATTTTAATTGAAAAGGCCCCTGGTAAGAAATGGAAAGTAATGTGGCCAGTAGATAAGTATGTAGATGAGGGGCAGAAGACCATAAAACAAGATGATAGTAAAATTGAGAGTACAAGTGCAGGATGTTATCAACATAAAAGTAGTACCTCCGAAGAAGAATCATTAGATAAGAATACAATAGATCCCCAAGTTGAAAATGTAATGGATAAAGTGGTTAGTCATTTTGAACGATGGCATTATGAAGGGGGGTATCGGAGACTGAGAATCTTTTCGGGAGTAACTCCAGTTCCCACAGGAGAAGAGAACTATGATGTATGGCGGGAGGCGGCAGTACAACATTCGGAGGAGTGGAGATGCCCAGAACATATAAAAAAACAACGGATTGTGGAAAGTTTGAGGGGACCCGCTATGGGAATAATTCATGCTACAAGGAGAAGTAATTCACAAGCTACTTTGAGAGATTATTTCGAGGCCTTAGACTATTCCTTTGGAACACTAGAGGATGTAGGGGACATCTTATCGAGACTGAATCAGACTTATCAAGAGCCTAACGAAACTCTTACCAATTATATTTATCGGTTAGACAAAATTCTTTACAAGCTGCTGGATAAAGGAGGGATTGGTCCTCAAGAAATTGATGGAAGGCGGTTGAAACACATATTGAGAGGGGCTTTGACTACCAACCCCGTGGCTCAACGTCTGAGATGtatattacccagggatcctgctCCTACTTTAGGTGAATTGATAAAGGAAGTAAAACTAGAAGAGGTGCAGATTGAAAACAGAGAGAAGACTTTAAAGCGAGTTAAAGTAATTGTTCCTACACCTGAAGTTTCTTCAGTTAATGAGCAGTTGTTAAAGCTAATAGAGGAACAAAATAAGAAATTAGATCAGTTGATTTCTTTACAGAATGTACCATCTGTTACTTCAAGAGTGTCATCATCTGGACGGGGTAGAGGGTTCAGTAGGAGATCTGGAGATAATTCCAATATCACTTGCTACAAATGTGGACAATTGGGACATAGATCTTTTGAATGTAGTCAAGGAAGAAGTTTCCCTTCCCTAGTATCTACCATTGATAGAAGTCAGTGTGAACAGCCGGGAAACGTAGAGGGGATGTCGATGAACCCCGCACCGGCTCCCAACCAATAA